The Raphanus sativus cultivar WK10039 chromosome 2, ASM80110v3, whole genome shotgun sequence DNA segment GAAGAACCTTTAGATCCTCTCTCTGAGAAACTCCGCATGCAGAGGTATTTTAAATCTTTCTACTCTCTCTTGTCTCTCTGTCTGTCTGTGTTAAGAGAAAGATGTATAATATTTCATTGACAGGCTTGTTGAAGAAGCGGACTACAGGGCAACTGCTGAACTCTTTGGAACCAAGGGTGAAGAGAAAAAACTTGACGCCTTCATCCCCAAGTCTGAAAGTGATTTTCTGGAGTATGCTGAAATGATTTCTCATAGGCTTAGACCTTATGAGGTATTCTCGCATTCATTCCGTATTTCTTCTTCTCGGCTTTGGCGAATAATCATTTACTTGTATAAATTTTGCAGAAAAGTTATCACTATATCGCATTGCTCAAAGCAGTCATGAGACTTTCGGTGACCAACATGAAGGCAGCAGATGTTAAAGATGTTGCTTCCTCCGTTACAGCAATAGCAAATGAAAAGCTTAAGGCTGAGAAAGAAGCTGCTGCTGGTAGAAAGAAGACAGGTAACGTGCACTCACAAATCACTTTATAATAAACTCACTCTTGATTCTTGGACTAGTTATTGATTATGTTCCTATTTCCGTTCGCTATCTATAGCAGTTTATATTTGCCTTAACTTAGTTAAACAGTTTTCATTAAATGGgttttttgatttatttcctCAGGTGGCAAGAAGAAACAACTTATTGTAGATAAGGCCGATGACGATCTAGTAGCTGGTCCTTATGATGCCATGGACGATTTTGACTTCATGTAGATTATAAGAGCTTTGTGAGGGAATGCAGCTTCTATTTTCTGGCATCTATGTGGAAGAAGAGCAAAAGTTTCTTAATTACTGGGATATATAGTTGGAAAAAGAAAGCTTGCTTTATGGGTTTTGGTCTTGGGGCATTAgtcatgttttgttttgtttttatgttggtATACAAATGTCTTATCTGTGGTCATGGTTCTCTTTATCTACTATTTAACTGAAACATGGGAAAGAGAAAAATCACGTGTTGTTCATGTTGAAGTCTTAAGAAAGCTGAGTAAGAAACTTGGACGAAGATATAGGGTTTGTTGTTACAGAGTGTTGGTAGCTTCCCACTTCTATAAGATTGTTCTTGCAGGTAGGCATCTTATGGGAATTGTGTAGGTAAGCATTATAGGCTGCTTCCTAAATCTGGAACAGAATCACTTGCAACACTGTGAAGAACCTTTCTGCCTTTTTCAGGTACATCCTTAGAAGTCTTTTTAGCTTCAAGACTTCTCTTTCAAGTTTTGCCATGTGCTTGATTAAATATCATAACTGTATTGTTTTACTTCGTTTTTTAGCTTTTCGTGGTCAAAACTAATTTGAATGTTTGATTCTTTTGGTATAGTCTTATTTGATTTACCTTATTTGTCGACCTCAAATGCTTCTTCAACCAAAGATTTGATTGGTTCGTATATGTTTAGATTTAGctattactttttaaatatttactaaaGTAATAAAGCATGTTTACCAAAAATTCTGTAAATATATTCCACTTTGTAATATCTATAAAATCATCTCTCttcaacaaatattttatataaaagaaaataaattaccTCGTAATTATGCTAGTTATTGCTATGTGTTTTGGTTTGAATGAAGGTTGTAATGTGAACACTTTAGAACTTCTAAATCAACTCAATCTTGGTAGTATTCTAAAAGTTAATTGCTCATCTAATAGAAACCAGGTTGAGCCTCTACATGAGGTAAAATTCAATGGAAAATATCAACTGTTAGTTTTTGAGAAAGGCGCAGAAAATAGAATTGTATAGCGTTGCCTCTTACGACATGAAAATAAAGTGGAAAATTCATAAACTATATAGCGTGCATACAGAAGAGCCAGTGAACCTCATGTGGTGAAATACGTTCATGAATTGCTAAAGTTGATAGAATTTACATggagaaaaatatgaaatcagAAGGGTTCAGATATCATCGGACTGTTACTAaaaattaggggtgggcaaaaaacccaaaccgaaccgaaccgaaccaaccaaaccgaagttaaaccgaaccaaaccaaaccgtgttCTTTATGTAACCCgattggttcatgttttactcaacccgaacggtttggtttggtttgagtttaaaccgaaccaaaccgaaccaaaccgataatccaatattaaatacatatgtatatatatattatcatattgtaaattttagttaaagttaattttccatttttcttaacttccatatatttttaaaaaatttccaaatataattcaaataatactattatatatatttctaatccTAATACCTAAAGATTGTAcaaaaaaacctaaaaactaTAAGCATCTAAGACTCTAAGTAGCCGTCTGTCTCGTTCATCTTCTCCAATAGTAAATAAACTCACGTAAATTAACTGAATGTTCTTTGATTCTTTCTATTTAATTAACAATTTCTATGTTTTCTGTGTAGATGAATAACAAAAACAAGGCCAGCGGTAAAAGAAAGGAATCTGATTCTCCACCAGTACCGCCAAAGCCAAAAAGAAAACTACCATCACGATCACCGGCGTGGGAAGTTTTTACTAaacttgaagatgatgaatcaAAGTGCTCATGCAATTACTGTGGTAAGATCTATTCATGTCCATCCACAGGTGGAACTAGCACTTTGATGTCACACATGAAGAAGTGCAAAGATTATTTAGATTCGCTGGAATCTGATTCTCAACAACACTTGTCTAGTGGTGGAAATAATGTTCATGGTGGTAAAAGTGTTGGTATGACTAAACCTTTTGATCATGTCGTGTGCAAGCAAGCAACAGTGAAAATGATTATCATGGATGAGTTgccattttcttttgttgagaATGAAGGGTTCAGGCAGTTTTGTGAGACTGTTATTCCTTGGTTTACTATTCCATCACGAAGAACAATTACAAGGGAGGTTGTTGGTATGTATAATGCTGAGAAAACTGCATTGAGGACTACTTTAAGCCTCAATAAGCAAGCAATTTCTTTTACCACCGACATATGGACTGCTATTACAACTTTGAGTTATATGGTTATAACTGCTCATTTCATTGATATGGATTGGCAACTGCATAGAAGGATTATTAGTTTTAGTCCTATTCCTGATCATAAAGGAGAGACCATTGCAAACCAATTTAAAAGATCTTTGGATGATTGGGGTATTGAGAAAGTGTTTTCTATCACACTTGATAACGCAAGCAGCAATGATAAAGCAATCAGCATTTTGAAAGATCGGCTGCtccaaaagaaaaatgatgCTTTGATGATGAATGGTGAATTTATGCACATACGCTGTTGTGCACACATACTGAATCTGATTGCCAATGAAGGGTTGGATGATATAAGTAAGAGCATAATAAGTGTTCGTAATGCTGTCAAATATGTGAGGTCTTCTACTTCAAGACTAGAATCTTTTAAGCGTTGGGTGGATGTTGAGAAGATAACAAGAGGAAGTGTGATATTGGATTGTGTTACTAGGTGGAACTCAACTTACTTGATGCTGAGAAGTGCACTTAAATATCGAACTGCATTTGAAAAGATGGCTGATATGGATAAGCCGTATGATGCATAGTTCAAAGAACTTGATTCTAATGGGAAGGTGAGGAAAGGACCTCCAACAACTGTTGACTGGGACAAAGCGCGGCATATGGTAAAGTTCTTGAAGTCTTTCTATGACTCAACTTTAGCCTTCTCTTCTTCTATAAAAAT contains these protein-coding regions:
- the LOC108819417 gene encoding uncharacterized protein LOC108819417; amino-acid sequence: MDDWEDEQIAPLPAKVVLKSNWDDEDVDENDIKDSWEDDDDQPAPVKPAPPKKAAKAVEKKGKAAEVAKEEPLDPLSEKLRMQRLVEEADYRATAELFGTKGEEKKLDAFIPKSESDFLEYAEMISHRLRPYEKSYHYIALLKAVMRLSVTNMKAADVKDVASSVTAIANEKLKAEKEAAAGRKKTGGKKKQLIVDKADDDLVAGPYDAMDDFDFM